In Helianthus annuus cultivar XRQ/B chromosome 8, HanXRQr2.0-SUNRISE, whole genome shotgun sequence, a single genomic region encodes these proteins:
- the LOC110869662 gene encoding uncharacterized protein LOC110869662, with protein sequence MSLTDLKNWVQETGKEYGYVIVSRRSKNIGCTTGMVWLVCDRCGEHRSKATVRKAGNKKIGCPFSILAIRDVTNDTWELKVDNANHNHEPTTSLLGHAFVRRFTEAEYKLVEQLIAPNMEPRIIFQTLRKQFPDSLHVQKDVQNAVQKIRATLMDGKTPMQALESLLHDNRFIYDTRQEAKTDVVTKIFFVHPYSITMWRAFPHVMLIDATYKTNLYNMPFVQVVGLTSTNKSFCIAHAVICKERRGNYVWVLERIKSTLHECMMPRVIVTDRELALINACAKVFPNATRLLYQFHIEQNISRHCKQAFNKEDWGKFMTYWRRVCESASEPMYKYNYITDLWLPIEKFHREHRKKDEPPQTPMLDNLRGKVSHEVLDLLAKELMRKLEVLQKLNASCGCHMWLSYGLPCACRLENYKRTGRMIQLDDIDVFWRKLDLLPCKLVNEEVDIVAELNNVRQHLEAQSPVQQKSMLSKIKVVFTPKSSTKKPPIVQQNTRGQPTLKKVQERLDEAARLDEAARYSSYGEDNNVYTTSPKHRYDLPRHSSYVPSEGSRGTGSVVKSEKPKMKRNSSTSSKKKETRDDQGFPLMKGDEHLLSIKRFKNQIPLEFHSYISRIQEVTPDGHCGYRSVAVGLGFTEHVWPRIRSDLLLEIDHNKPRWKHVFETYKEGDFKRIRNNIEWHSVKGCDPSHWMEMPHVGLLVAQRTRKMEDEMEIEEINPEQPQKQKRPPADPLLNHPYLEFPPESDAALRCDKLQNMHVGAHFAVSWKTLRELTAEDWAREFVPSDSPS encoded by the exons ggtacaagaaacGGGAAAGGAGTATGGTTACGTAATTGTTTCCCGCCGATCGAAAAATATTGGCTGTACTACTGGGATGGTATGGCTTGTGTGCGACCGTTGTGGTGAGCACCGTAGTAAAGCAACAGTTAGGAAAGCTGGTAACAAAAAAATCGGTTGCCCATTTTCAATACTCGCCATCCGGGACGTGACGAATGACACGTGGGAGTTAAAAGTGGACAACGCGAACCATAACCACGAACCTACGACGAGTCTGTTGGGCCACGCTTTTGTGCGAAGATTTACTGAAGCCGAATACAAGCTAGTGGAGCAGCTAATTGCTCCAAACATGGAGCCACGTATCATATTTCAAACCCTAAGAAAGCAGTTCCCCGACAGCCTGCATGTTCAGAAAGACGTGCAAAATGCGGTACAAAAAATTAGAGCGACACTAATGGACGGAAAGACTCCTATGCAGGCACTGGAAAGCCTGCTGCATGACAACCGATTCATTTACGACACCCGACAGGAAGCTAAAACAGATGTCGTAACAAAGATTTTCTTTGTTCATCCTTATTCAATCActatgtggcgtgcattcccgcaCGTGATGTTGATCGACGCGACCTACAAAACAAACCTCTACAACATGCCATTTGTCCAGGTTGTGGGTTTGACGTCGACCAACAAGTCTTTTTGTATCGCACATGCCGTTATTTGCAAAGAACGAAGGGGTAACTACGTGTGGGTGCTTGAGCGGATCAAGTCAACGTTGCATGAATGTATGATGCCGCGTGTGATAGTCACGGATAGAGAGCTTGCCCTAATTAACGCGTGTGCTAAAGTATTCCCGAACGCAACCAGGCTTCTATACCAGTTTCACATCGAACAAAATATAAGTAGACATTGCAAGCAAGCGTTCAATAAAGAAGATTGGGGGAAATTTATGACGTACTGGCGGAGAGTGTGCGAATCTGCTTCAGAGCCCATGTACAAATACAACTATATAACCGACTTGTGGTTACCAATCGAGAAA TTTCACCGAGAGCATCGAAAAAAGGATGAACCACCACAGACACCTATGTTGGACAACCTACGTGGAAAGGTTTCCCATGAAGTACTTGATTTGCTGGCAAAAGAGCTAATGAGGAAGCTGGAGGTGTTGCAGAAACTTAACGCATCATGTGGTTGCCATATGTGGCTTAGCTATGGATTGCCGTGTGCTTGTAGGCTGGAAAACTACAAACGTAcag GGCGTATGATACAACTCGACGATATAGATGTATTCTGGCGTAAGCTTGATTTGCTCCCGTGTAAACTGGTAAACGAGGAAGTCGATATTGTAGCAGAGCTCAATAATGTGCGGCAACATTTAGAGGCGCAGTCCCCCGTTCAGCAAAAGAGTATGCTTTCAAAGATAAAAGTGGTCTTTACCCCGAAATCGTCAACCAAGAAACCACCGATCGTCCAACAAAATACTCGCGGTCAGCCTACATTAAAGAAAGTACAAGAAAGGCTAGATGAAGCTGCGAGGTTAGACGAAGCTGCGAGATACAGCTCCTATGGCGAGGACAACAACGTATATACCACTTCCCCGAAACATAGGTACGATTTACCCCGACACAGCTCATACGTGCCGTCAGAGGGCTCTCGTGGAACTGGTTCGGTTGTAaagtctgaaaaacctaaaatgaAACGAAACAGTTCAACGAGTTCTAAAAAGAAGGAGACGCGGGATGATCAGGGTTTTCCATTAATGAAGGGGGATGAGCACTTGTTAAGCATTAAGAGGTTTAAGAATCAAATTCCATTAGAGTTTCACTCTTACATATCGCGTATACAAGAAGTGACCCCAGACGGTCATTGTGGGTACAGGTCTGTGGCTGTCGGGTTAGGTTTTACGGAACACGTATGGCCCCGTATTCGAAGTGATTTACTACTGGAGATTGACCATAACAAGCCGCGTTGGAAGCATGTATTCGAAACATATAAAGAAGGAGACTTTAAACGAATACGTAACAACATCGAATGGCATTCAGTGAAAGGGTGCGATCCAAGTCACTGGATGGAAATGCCCCACGTAGGGCTTCTCGTAGCGCAAAG GACGAGAAAGATGGAGGATGAAATGGAAATAGAAGAAATTAATCCGGAGCAGCCGCAAAAGCAGAAACGTCCACCGGCGGATCCTCTCCTGAATCACCCGTATTTGGAGTTTCCTCCGGAATCCGACGCTGCTCTCCGTTGCGACAAGCTTCAGAACATGCACGTCGGTGCCCATTTTGCGGTTTCTTGGAAAACCCTCCGGGAGCTCACGGCTGAAGATTGGGCGCGGGAGTTTGTTCCCAGTGATTCACCGAGCTAG